Sequence from the Microplitis demolitor isolate Queensland-Clemson2020A chromosome 2, iyMicDemo2.1a, whole genome shotgun sequence genome:
attgttaatttattttgtcgcattaaatgatttaaactaattaccTCACAAATTCTAATGTTTATGAtccaactgaaaaaaattgactcaCGTTATGTTTAATGTATTGAATTAACATTGAATTCCGGCTCCATAACttttgtctttaaattttaacaaatttttttatttaaatttgtgtaACTCGAACTCCACGTTCGTTGAGATTTATGAAACGTCAAGTGAACCATCTTGAAAGTACGTTACCtgagtaatatttacaaacacTGAGTTGATGAAAAAGTGCCAAAAATTCGTGTCATGTTAGAACTTAGTTTTAAAAAGGTATGTCATAATTTTTCTTGTCGATGCCATGGTATTGATAAACttcattaactattaattttttctgaacaaaatattaaattcgtGTACTTCATACCAGtctaaaatttacagtaaatggatattatcaaatacataaccaaataattacagttgttatttaaaatgaaactgTTAGTACCTGATAAAAGAATAGTGAAAATagtatataagtataataattagttgtaaaattattttaatcattaattgtaaTTCTTCTTCAATACAGATGGCAGTAATACTTCGTGTTAGAAAGCTACCTGGTACACCTGACaatgaatttattcaattttcttaatttaattaattaattcattttttagtaaattttataaattagattataggtgctataaattataaagttaatcgttataattgttattaaacaTCATTAATGTggtcaataattattaaaaaaatagtttaaaagtattataacagaatttataaataaagttaataattttttcaaataatttctaccgaatttattttatagcaGTACTATGGAacgcaaaatttgaaatttgtttcttGTTCTTGACGCTTTCAAGTTGTAGTAAAATCCtctcagatttttatttttacagtaaaatagataaataatgtgtgtaaaaaaaatgaaaaagtttaacttcaaaatcttaaaatttttaataaaaaaaatcacagttAGAACGGAATCACCCacacataaaaaagtttttaaaaaaagtctacTGTTTTCGAATGTGAAAACATGAAAATGTAGCTATTATATCgactaaaatttgtttttatagagaattacagaaaaaaaaatgtagaatttttttcccggtaaacaaatatttataaagcgAAAAGTGATTATTATTGAGTGAAATTGCTATAATCCTAGAAATTTTTAGCTATACATAGCTTAacatcaaaatcatttttgtagaaaattaactctccggcaatttaaaatatttatggaatattttttatccatatAAACAATGGTATGGACAAAAATAACGACTTTCGCATAAAACTgcaattatctaaaaaattattgatcgtCCATAATTTCATGCACCGAAAGAATATTCCACTcaaatttacgatgttaacatcgtaatcgtgaACTATACTTTCATAAGcgtcaattttcaaatatctcatttttaaatttacaccgTAGGTTACCTTTTTTGCTacttaacatcgtaattttaacaaagacttttaggataacaaattattttaagcacTACattgttaacatcgtaaaaaGAATAacgtaataattacaattcaaaaactatatGTATTCCTTcctatatttatctttctatttacttttcaataaaagaaatattacaGTGCTGCCTCTGTCATAATACGATGGAAGTTGTATAATCACGATGTAGATTACCATGTAAGGTTACATCGTAATTTCTCAATACTAACTGCGTCCTCCGTAAGAGACGCTCTCGTGACTTATAACTGTTCATTCAAATCGTTTATGTGGATCTTAAAAACAATATAGACAATATAGACAATATTTTCGgtattaaaagaaatactttaaaaaaaaaagcagattTTAGGCCCACTCTATAAGACATGTCTCAATAGAGAcgatatatgaaaaaaaactaagcaCGATTTGATATCAGGcatcttaaataatattcttgTAATATAGTCTTGCTTCAGTATTAATATGATAGATTATTTTCATAAGTAGTACTGATTGGTCATTTTCATAGCCATAGGTATATACTGTTCCTCCAAATTACACATATAGGACGGAAATATCTAACTGACCGATCAACAAAAAACATCGTAGCAAATCCCATATCTTGAATAAGCTTGTAGCTTGTCTGTCCCGTAACTATAGTTAAATTGTCTCGTAACTAAAGTGACATCGTGTTCGTCCGAGTGATTTAGCATGAAGATGGAAAATACGTTTAAGATAGCAACAGATTGTAGTATAGATAATATCTGAGTATTGTAGTCAAAACAGAGAATATAAAGgtaaagattaaaataaaatgggtCTAAACGTGAGATGACTGCTAGACAACAAACGACTAGAGCGGGAGTTGTAACATCAATATTTCATGTATGCTAACACGCTAAAACTAATAATCCTTCAACAAGGAAGATCCAAGAATAATATCAGCAACTACGTACATCCCatgcatatatgtataagtTTTTCCTGAACGTGTATACCCACTACGCAGCTGCTCATGAATATACCTTGAGTTGTTCTTTTCAAACTCTTGACTTCGTTTTGTTCCATGGATGTTTCGATCTATTTCTGCGTTCCTCactttttcaacttcccgttaagaaaatcgatgatttttaaaaaattcgggaagttactgtttttaccccgatttttgaaaatcaagttttcatcagatcttaACGTTTTGAGGTTTTAGGGAGCTGTTctaactattttcagaatgatgtccgagtgtctgcaTGTATGCATGCACGTGTGtcggtgtgtgtgtgtgtatgtatgtgtgtaaacggtttataactttttaactaatgggCCGATTTAAATAGTTCTTGCGGCAATCGACGGAGCTTGTTAGCCGTCAAttcttctaaaaatttcagagtatttgatcaagtagactcgaaaatatttgcaaattacgaaaaaaatttttttttagtttactttttttgatttctcagaaatgaGTCGAAcaatcgacttcaaaatctaatcaactcTAGAACTTGATAAAACGCATCCATTGCCGCCTTAAACATCTCagtcggttaatttgttcgagagatatcgttggagaaagaaatggtggaaaatggttttttttcgaaaacaatggcatacaaaagtaCTTTCGAGATCtaagagcttgaaaatgtattcacaacaattcTTCAAACTCAAGGAGCTCTAAAATAGCGGCAAGTTTAGGGGCTGGTccacagggtcaactgatagacagatttttttttttttttgaattctcaaCTCTTTACTTACATATAGCTTccgattgattaattttattacatgaCTACTATTTATCACGAAATGTACTTTATAAAACTAAAGTactcagagaaaaaaaaagaaaaaaaaacaaacgtaAATCTCTCATGACTACTAGACAGCTATAGGTGGAGGAATGCTTATTCTAACAATTACAACAGCAGAGCTTAAACCTGGTGTCCGATCGAGAGATGGTTTTCGCCTCAGGCGCTTGTAGAAACAGAATGTAAGAGAAGCATTCAGTATCGTAGAAAATGAGAAGAGGCGAGGATTGTAATTGGCGCAACATCTGTGGTCGGTAGGGTAGCATTAATGTTTGCTATCTGgtatttgtataattttccTTCATTCACCGAAGATTCAACGTCATAATTTTGATTCTATACACAGCGTATTAAACTCTATATTTATTAGAGTGctttaaaataatcgatttttttgtcgcTGACACACTGAAATAATATTGTTGTACACATCGAAAAACAAATTCCCTCaaagtttgagcccttaatattaatttaagatatttCCTtttgcattttaaatttattgcatttaAAAAGCATACTAATCGAAAAacgtattttaaattgttgtaatttagccggattttaattttttcacttttttcatatatttttgttactaGTGAAAAAAGGATTCACCTTACGAAAAATATGTAAAGTACATTAGAACTTAGGAAATTTTGTCCTATACAAAATTATTCGTAATAACTATATTGCTCGAGTAAATTTTGTTCACTATGTACaagcaattgaaaattttttagtaaaaaaaaggtaaGCTTAATTAagtacacattttttttttaatgtaaaatgttGAATTGCTTGTATCTTATGAACAATACACTTTAGCAATATAAATGTAATGAATAATTTCGTAAAggataaaatttcctaaaagatTGGGGCTATGCCTATTTCTTGTAAAATGAGTCGTGTTTTCACtacaaacaaaattaaatgaaaaaagtgcAAAAATTGACTGTTCGAGCTGATACAATCGAAATAGATCAACTTAGAACAAAATGTTTTATacacttttaaaaagtaacaaaTACTCGACATGTAAAAACTGATTTGAAACCGATGACGTAAAATCCGGCTGAATTATAGCAATTTAAAACAACCTTGTTTGATTTATATGCTTTTAAATgagaacaatttaaaataaaaaacgaagtacttgaaattaatattaagggctcaaacattaagttaatttttcatttgatacGTACAATGATATTTAGGTGTcagcgaagaaaaaaaattgtcgatttttttttaagcaccttgatatatatattagactgcgccaaaaaaatcgactatttttttcttaacgatactgtgaaaatattatttgggatgacaaaaaaaagttattgtaaaaaatttgagcccttaatattgatattaagaagtGCATCATCGCaatttttgtcttttattGAATGAGTGGGTTTTTGTCTCATAACTCTCAAACAATCAAGATAAACGAAATAGACTTAGattcattttttgtaaaaaattagatgctcgacaaaaaaagtctgattaaaatttttttcagctgaaTCGTTTCCTAATAATCATGCCTTAAACATTGGTATAATTGTACAATTTGATTGTGCAacttagaaattttgtaattaatataaaaatcagtttaaaaaaaggccattcggcaaCCGAAATGGAAGAtagattttcaatttatctatataaaaagtttcatatatacatacctTTCGATACATGTTAGTGTATAGTCATGATATGAAATCAGGCTCGTTTCTCTAAGAGTCAGGGTGAAAAAAGACAACGACTTTTTTCGGTAGAAAACTTCAGACAGTTGATTTGACAAAACATTATATAGGTAATGTACCAAACTAACCATCATTTAAACAAagtatagataatttaattagtatgagatcataattataattacttttacgATGGCACGACCAGTTATAATTGTAGAACGTACGGGTACGattaaaacataataaataacaaaagaaatacttataaaatataaaatagctgtgaaattcACAAGTTATCTTGATCACAATAAAATACGACtgacaaaattgtattataatgGGAAATGCATAAGTTATATAGAATAAACACcatatttcaacattttttgattccactagaattttcaaggctatcaaataattagaaataatgGTCAAAACATGGCGTTTAAggtcaaaaattaaagcttactAAACAAGATTCAAGAtactttttactaaaattatctattagttttagttttaatgttatatgaacttcaaaagtgaataaaaactgagtttttcgaaaaatcgtgaAATTTGAACAGCCATTACTTCAAAACTAATCGATCAATTAAGCTCATCTTCGAATTTGATCAAGATAATCGCCTATAGAATAACTGTCAAAAATTGCATTAAGATCCGATAAGAACTGTGGGTGCTATCGTAATGACAAGACCAATGATAATCATagaaattacatttaatacatcataagtaataaaagaatgttttaaaatataaagtagcTGTGAAATTTCAGGGTTATTTTgtgcacaataaaatacaactgacgAAACTGGACTATAATGGGGCAAGCATAAGTTATGTGGAATGAAAACGCTATTGTCAACATTCTTtgattacattaaaattttcaaggctatcaaattattggaagaaatggtcaaaataaaaagtttaaggtcataatattaaagcttattagtcaagctttgaaatactttttacagaaattatttatgagtcttagttttaaagttatatggactgtaaaagtaattaaaaactgattttttcgaaaaatcgttaaaatttcaaacagccataacttctaaactaaccGACCGATTCAGCCCATCTTCGAACTCAACCGTGGTAATTACACATAGAAtaagtgtagaaaatttaattagaatcTGATAAGAATTGTAGGCATAATCTTGATGACAAACTTGGCTgtattacatttatatatatatatatatatatatatatatatatatatatatatatatatatatatatatatatatatatatatatatatatatatacattgacgcaaaaaattaaagggacagaaaacttttataaatttttgagtaatttttggaaggctgtaactttgtgaaaaataatcgtatcgagattttaaaaaaagcatttcATAGCTTGGAATATCTAGTTTCGGTgcattttcatcaaaattttttaaaaggtcTGGTCATTACGCTGACATGAGAAACACCGCGAGACAAAaagtttctaaatttttttttttttccaaagagcCCACGGaaagttttgctaaacaattaaaggaacaagttttgttcctttaattgtgtaatcataatcaaaatgaaaaaaaaaatttttttttacttttctttcatttttgcaTTGGTAACTAAGTAAATGTGAGGGAAAGagataaaaaacgaaaaatttccaaaaaatctcaagaaaaaacaaagaaatcaaaaaatcgaaacttattttttggcgtcgaaaaattttttttggacattttttggaaatttttcgctTTTAATCTCTTTCCCTCACATTTACTGAGTTAACAATGcgaaaatgaaagaaaagtaaaaaaaaatttttttttcaatgcaccgaaactagagatttcaagctatagaatgctttttttgaaatctcgatacgattatttttcacaaagttacagcctcccgaatattactaaaaaatttataaaatttttctgttcctttaattttttgcattatgtatttatttatttacgtatttattcatatatatgtatattagggtggcgcaaaaaacagaagatttttttttttcgagtctcttatgaaaatttgttggtttacgatgtttcaaaaagcctctccaaaaatcacctcgataaaaaattttcaagaggtcgctcacgaattttgaaaatatgaaaaatgatcgaaattcgaattttttatttccaaattttttctttgtcatggcagtaatagtttatatttgtaaaatcatgtctaCGCTGgaaatttaagcccaaaatttaaatatttaaacctcgctcaagaattttgaatgtttctgagtgctgtcttttggacGTTTTCAAGCgacctttaaatattaaaaataaagcttctcgattttttcaacATCATTTAGCAGgacaatgaatgaaaatatagcccaagaaatagaaataataagtgatttacatacttttttattttttaattcaatttgtaggtttttttgcttatacaaaacttgccaaattttagtgtttaagactgtccggtatatttttggttatgcaaaagttatattttagtgaaatgacaataattaagttataaaaaaataaaacaactaaTTTGAACTATTagttacatattatcagttaatattcaacaTTCTTGaacgccgtttaaatatttgaatttcgagctcaaattttcagcatagtcatgattctacaaatataaactattgctgccacgggaaagaaaaaattttgaaatacaaaaattcctactgcgatcatttttgatattttgaaaattcgtgagcgacctcttgaaaattttttatagagctgatttttggaaaggcttcttaaaacatcgtataccaacaaattttcatgcaagaccgaaaaaaaatatagtcggtttttttgcgccgccctaatgtatatatgtttatatgtacatatatttgggtgcttcgtttcggagcaacatttttttttttaagtacatgtggaaaaaatcatagttcaacacgaaaaaaaaaattctcgcgCAAGAAAATAATTCTACGTCGATTACAGACATATCTCATtgagaaatttgatttttccatttcaattacacgagaaaaaatttttttttagctttaagtACTTTTAATCCTCAACAAATGAATGGATCGAACAgactaatacatatttttgtaggaaactgaacgctctacaaaaagtCTCCTATCACTTTGTGAtgaatccatctgttcaaaaattattgaagtccgaagtaaagttggagatctttttacttttccggtgacactatcagacttatcacaaaatgttttaaggtcttttttgttgacaactttattttctacaaatagttatgagtcgttttttttttttcaaattctgcagtgttttctagttattcccATTTAGTCACTCTTGAAACCGATCAGAACcacttttttaagagcttgaaattaaagtgaaaataactagaaatcACTgcggattttgaaaaaacttaaatgataataatttgtaaagaataaaattgtcaacaaataagacttaaaaacattttgtgataaatctgatagttacatcggaaaagtaaaaagatctccaacTTTACTTCGCGCTTcattaacttttgaacagatggatttatcaaaaaaatgataagagaccttttttgtagaacgttcaaattcctacaaaattatgtATTAGTCTATTTGATCCATCGATTTGTTAAGGGTTTAAAACTacttaaagctaaaaaaaaacttgcaCATTTTTCTGATTAATTCCTTTACTCTATATCTCACTATTCATCTTATTTATATCCTAATATACTGGtgagattattaaataaattagaacaaatattaaatcagttacaaataataattcgaaATGTATAATTTTCTAAGCCGTGAGTTAAGTTAATAAGTTTTAacatacgttgccgagtttgaataagtgcaggtctttgctttgcaatAACCCCAGCCTACTGCTCTCTCCaagtacaataaaatttgttagaggccagcctaagccaggattcaacccgcgaattctggtggctgctggtaaatATTGCGAAGAcaaaaagcgatttgtctccatatcaaataaataagaatataacTGTCACTAATGATcttttttcacattattatatgaaatataataattatatttgatggATACCACATAAATTAGAGTATAACGGTTAGTAATGGTCTTTGTTCACATTATTATATCAATAAGCGTGATTTTTACTgttcaaattcaacaaattgaTTGATTTCTTTAGTTGActcaactaaaaataaaaaaatcggtctatcctgcgggccagccccaaaacttcccgcttatttcgagctccttgagcaaaaaaatattgtcaggAAAACagtttcgagctcttcgagctcgaaaatacttttgtatgccgttgttttcgaaaataacattttttaccatttctttatCCCACGATATTTCCATGACAAATGATTTGATTTTCATGTTTGAAGTATCAATCGTCCCGTTTTGATAAAGTTGAAacctgatcagattttgaaatcgttTGGTTTAGTTATTTCAACCGGTTCAGATGGTTCCGGGTCTTGTATGATCGTCTGTGTTGCAAATGAGTGTACATGGTCTTGTCCACACCCATGGTACTTCGTCTGCGGCGAAAACACCGCCGACCGTGACATTCGTATTCGGTAAGACTTCGAGTAACTCTGACGTGTTCATTAAACGTTGCTGCTTCTACAGCACACGTCTTCCCCCTTCTGATAAGATGGCGGCGGTGATGTCGCTACTAGCGACCCAACGTTTTTACGAGTTACAGTGCTGCCCCTAACACACACGTCACTGTTTCTACCACGCATGTCCTCCCCTTCTTGGTAAGAAGGTGGTGGCGACGAATACGTTGGTGGTGCGCTACTAGCACAATTATTAGATGGTTGTACTGTATTACCTGACATCGGTATTACGATTGATTTGGGCCtagaattttttgatgttGTCCTCGGTGGGGGTGCTggtttattttcttgaatattttctttttattctcacctgcagtaaaataatttatccagtGTTCCTCTTCGTCATTTGTTATATCATCAAATTCGTCTGTTAATGTTAActcttcaattaaaatattattttcaatccatgcttttaatttaaaggcATTATGAAGTGCACATGAATACTCATGCtttgtattcttttttatttcaccgTGATAAAACcacaaataattgtttaaaggTAGCGTGTAAAATTGCGGGCAATATTTTTCCAAGTCAATAACAGGTcttgaaataattgtttgtaagaaattttttttttcttcaccaCGGACGTATGTCAATACCGTATTCGTTGTAGCTTCAAATAACAAAGACTTGAGAGATTCAAAGGGCGTTGCCCCTTGGCACCAGTCTAAGCGATGATAAAATGTCGTTAGCCAGAAATTACGCCTACAAACTTTTGTACTTAAAGCACTTTTTGGTAACGGTGGTCCTATTATCCAATGTCCTATATGTCTGCCTATAACAGGTAGTATAGCTATTTCTTTTGGTATAAATAAACCATCGTGACCGGTCAAACCTTGTATGTCTATAATCAGCTCGTTTAAATGATgagtcatttttataatattttcattcactCACGCACAAACTAAAAAAGGACAGATAGATAATACACTCACGAAATTTTCAAGCTAACTGACTGCTCTGCATTTAACCATAttctttttattcattgtAGTCGACTATCACTTGGCGGGAAGAATCAATTTCTAGTATATTATCGTACTCAGCATAGAGTATACAGTTTAAACTCGTAGTAGTTGCTCTATCAAAATGTACTTCAATTCTTAGGCTACCATTTCTAACAAGATTCCAGTGGGTAGCAAAATGAGCAGATAAATCAGGCGTCAAGTCGAATGCGAACAAGCAATATCCtttggagtaattttttcGTGTAATGTTGTTACCATTGTCAGAAAAATGTATACCCGTACCGGTAAAAAGGGTACCTGGTACTTGCTTACCGTCAAcataaagacaaaaaaagttgataccatgattatgaaaattaaaagggTTTAATGTTCTGTCACCGTTGTATGCACGATTATCAACAAAACCAATAATCACTCGTTTAGGTAGCCGTCCTAATATAGCATTATCTATTGTTTGACTTAAAATACCTGCGGGTAAcacaaatgattttatttcaacacgCGTCAGGGGGTACTTTGCCGTTGTTTGTGACAAAGCCTTGGCGTGACCCAAAAGTATACCTGGCGCTAGTTTAGCTTTTCTTACAATAAGTGATGCCtgaattaaatgtattttgtaatttttatttgtactgTCCATAAGACGTAATGAATCTTTTGTATGTACTAAACGTAAGCGCATTTCTACAccgtttattaaaaatttatcttgattaaaaatatcacaatGTAGATGTCCAAGTAAATCAAATTTCGCACCGTTTCTAGTAATCCCCGCACGTTCTTCTAGCCCTTTGTTACTAACAGTGTTGTCATTTTCACCAATACCTCCTACAGGATGATCAAACGCCCCGCTGGTATCATTAGACCACAAAGTTAAACCTAAATGTGAATTCTTCGCATCACtactgtaatttaataatgtttCAATGTATGCTTGGTAAGCATAAGCATTATTAGGcggtgaaattaatttttgattgaaaaacaCATCAATTTGATTGACCATTGAGTGTAATGAATCATTTACAGGACCGACTTTATCGGCCGCAGCGTGAGTTCCGTCAGCAGCAATTATTTGTGCCCGTATTTTTAACATTGTATGAGGTAAATCGATGTATTCATCACCATGCCCAGGTATAACAAATTCAATGGGTGAGTCATCTGTTATTGAAGAAACTGGATTGTAGTGCGTCCATTGTGAATATTCGATGCTCGTTTGTGTTGGTGGTATAGTAAATAAGTCCAATTCTGACTTGGCACACTCGGTTGAACGAGAATGTAAAAAAgccattattatatattactgtCAAAAATATCTTGCACTGaacgttttttcttttttctgaaactacttttttgtctcaattttttaattttatttctaatttttttccttgtttTACTGATTGCCtttttacgatattttttagCACGTTTTTTCGTCTTTTTCTTACAGGTAGCACGCTTGCGTACGCGTCGGCGCTTCAACTGAGACTGAATAACTTCCCTGctgtcattataattataaccgGACCCTGTCattattttatcgattttttcttAGGCTTtacgttttaaatttcaaccaGCATCCGTCAAACGATGTTCTAGAGCGTCCCTCAGTGGTATACGGCGTGTTGAAACATCACTAACAACATTTAACCCCGCATTGAGTGCTTCTTTACCGACAGCACAAGCAGCTTTACCCAAAAATGGTAATACACGCTGAAATAAACCGCCCAAAAAAGCACCAATACCGTGACCACGCTGGTAAGGTGCACCTACGTATACACGACCGAaccgattatatttttcagtgtaacCCCCACCAGCCTGTACTCGATAATATTCAACgtaatgattcattttttcaatcacTAATCAACGCGTTTAAAATGAAGTGTTACGTTTAATGGTCCGTATTCAAATGGTATAGGATTACCTTTACCGTCTCTTATATCTATTTCAATTGTTCTAAATGATGATTGTAATAGTGGTATATAATTTGCAGGTGTAAAATTAGTTGAGCGTATACTACCATATACATATTTAGTTGCTGTATTAAATGGGACTATACGTAATAATGACGATTGTATATCACCTGTGACATAGGGTGCACAAACATCACaatagatgaaaaaattttcaggtaGCGCACGAGCTAAGCTCATAGGCCGTTCACCTATTATTTCGTAGTTCGCTGGTTGTAAGTTTGGAAAAGGAACGCCTTCAATGCCAATGGCCGCTCCATTGTAACCCAACACTGTCCATATTTTCGgtgacaaatttaataaatgaattttatcttTACACTCGTCCTTTCTACAGTATCTACGTATAGTAACGTATCCGTTTCTTGCATTATAATggaattcaaaatgaaattttatagtcGGTATACGATTGAGTGCCCACATAAAATCATCAGGATTCTGATAAATACCACGTTTTACGTTATGCTGTCCTGTTTTTCGTAATTGTTCTTCTGTTTCATACCCGCCAATAAAAGCAGTATATGAATCATTATGATCACGTAtgtgtaaaaaattacatggaCATTGTATTTCAGTTAATGCCATAACCCAT
This genomic interval carries:
- the LOC128667339 gene encoding uncharacterized protein F54H12.2-like, whose translation is MAFLHSRSTECAKSELDLFTIPPTQTSIEYSQWTHYNPVSSITDDSPIEFVIPGHGDEYIDLPHTMLKIRAQIIAADGTHAAADKVGPVNDSLHSMVNQIDVFFNQKLISPPNNAYAYQAYIETLLNYSSDAKNSHLGLTLWSNDTSGAFDHPVGGIGENDNTVSNKGLEERAGITRNGAKFDLLGHLHCDIFNQDKFLINGVEMRLRLVHTKDSLRLMDSTNKNYKIHLIQASLIVRKAKLAPGILLGHAKALSQTTAKYPLTRVEIKSFVLPAGILSQTIDNAILGRLPKRVIIGFVDNRAYNGDRTLNPFNFHNHGINFFCLYVDGKQVPGTLFTGTGIHFSDNGNNITRKNYSKGYCLFAFDLTPDLSAHFATHWNLVRNGSLRIEVHFDRATTTSLNCILYAEYDNILEIDSSRQVIVDYNE